A segment of the Macrotis lagotis isolate mMagLag1 chromosome 8, bilby.v1.9.chrom.fasta, whole genome shotgun sequence genome:
TACCATTAAATATAGAgtcatggaattaaaaaaattttttttgcaaggcaatgggggtaaatgacttgcccaaggtcacacagctaagtctaaagtgtctgaggtcacattagaactcaggtcagtgttctatccaccatgccacctagctgccccctagtcaTGGAATTTTTCAGGACTAGAAGGAACCTTGAGTTTTTAGActgactccttcattttacagatggtgaaactgaggcttagaatgGTAATAACACTTCTAATGTTAAATAGTGAATAGCAGAGATGGAATGAGAACCTTGATCCTCTGACTCTGAGGCCACCACTAAACACTTCTGTATGTTCTTCACCACATATAAGTGAACCAAACTGAGAGTGGGGATGAGATAAAGGAGATAAAGACCTGTATTTGTCTCAGGTAGTAGGTGAGATGTAGACGTGGGGCAAAACATCGACCCATGTGAGCAGAAGGGAAGCAAAAAAGTGAACCAGTTGTGGGGCCAGGCCTGGAAGCTGGTAGTCAGCATGGAGGGGAGGCTCATCCCATTTCTAAAGATCAGAATGTGGCATTTTGCCCCAAATCCAGGTAGGGAAGAAGGCAGTTGGAAATCAGGTGCCCAGGTAAGAATCATTTACAGGTGAGACAATAGAAGCTCAAGCAAGTGAAGTTACTTATCCACACATGAATTAAGGGGGAAGAGCAAGGACTTGAATAATAGAGCAACTAGGGAACCTAGAGgtaatttattttaatctcttcattttacagatgaagaaactgaggctcagagaggctaTGACTTGATGTTTAGAAGCTACGTGACCTGGGGCAAAGAACCCTTTCTGttcctcccttctttcatctATTGATGAAGtattgttgtgagggtcaaatgaattattatattaaaatactttgcaaacaaaccttaaagcactaaatCGATGCTAGCTGTTAATTAttattctcatcatcatcattgttgttgtttgggTTGTTGTTACTATTACCAAGGTCTTACAAGTAGTAAGCACTGGAGCTGAGACTTGAAGCCGGGATTTCGAAGTTCAAATTCTTCGTTCTTTCCTCCTCACCCAGTGTTAGGAGAGGCCAGAAGATTGAACTACAGGTGTGGGCTACCTTAACCATAGTgcgaaaagaacaaaaagaaataatctgaTGTTATGCCAACCCTTTGTCTGAACCCAAGACACCTGACTATTCTCTACAAAAGGAAGAAGCAGTGTGGTATGGAAGTCGAAGCGATGCACTTTTAGTTGGCACAGCCttggttcagatcctgcctcccATACCGTGCCCACTGAGAGCCAGGGGctttgctaagcactggggagcAATAGAAAGGCTGATTTATTTCTGGGTAGCATTGAGCAAGTCAGATCTCCTGGTTATCCCTCTCCtttaaattctttacaaataggGTGTACTTGGGGAGGCTAGGCGGTGccgtggatggagcaccagccctggagtcaggaggccctgagttcaaatccgccctcagacatttaataattccctagttgtgtggccttgggcaagccacttaaccccattgccttgcaaagaaaaagggTGTACTTTTTTGGAGAGAGTTGTTGCCCTTGTAGCTGACCTGGATCTTGTGAAAAAAGATAAGGATGAGCatgttcatcatcatcatgatacAGGCTTATGATTCCTAAGGGTTCTTATGGGTTTTCTTTCACTTGACCACAATCATCCTCAAAGGGAGGAAGCTACAAGAATTATTGTCCCCATTGTTTGGAGGATGAAACTGAGTTCAGGCAgaagtgacttaaccaaagtcATACTTCCTCACTAGTAATTGGCCACAGAACCAAGACGTAAATTCAGCTCTTCCCACTCCCAAGTGTGAGGGATTTTCTGCTATACATCACTGACTTTCACCTTGGATGGAGTGGACAGAGCAGAGGAGTCCCAGATGATGGGGGCACCAGTGCAACTGAGCCCAGAAATTTCCCAGGTGGatgaaacacatttaaaaacatttttttttatttatttaaggcaatggggttaagtggcttggccaaggccacacagctaggcaattattaagggtctgagtccggatttgaattcaggttcttctgactcctgggccagtgctctattcactacaccacctagctggcctctGCACTTACTTTTTTGAGCCTATTCAATGGCTTTTTTTTGGGCGGGGGGAATCATGAAGACAGAACGTGGCTTAGCATGAGATTTGTTTTTGGACCACTTCCCTCCTCTGCTCCTTTGATCCACAGGAGGTCCTGGGGAGGAGCCTGCTGAGTGACCGGACCTGGTCCTGGCTTAGATTATATCCCAATGAGATCCCCAAAGCATAGTTTGCAGGATTAGGGCTGGGGAAGCTGATGTGATTATAGTGCCCATCACTCTGTTTTCTCTGAAATGCCTTCTACATGTTCATCATGGCAACAAAGGGAGGAGGCTGCTTTGCTGGAGTGGGGCATGGGGAAAGGAGGGGGGATGGAGTTCGCCACCCAAGTTCAATGACAGTAGATTAGGATCCAGGGATTAGCAGTTAATAAATAGGCAATTTGTCTTTTGACAGGGATCAGTAAAATCACTGACCTTACTCAGAATGACATTGGAGAGTCAGCATGACACAGTGGATGCAGAGATGTCCTGGAAGCCAGGAAGAGGGAGGTTCAAGTCTTTCCTCTGAAATGCTGGGGAGCTAATTTATCCTTTTGGCTCTTCAGGCATCTCTAGTACTGTATGTGGCAGAGAAGATGAAGAGGGAGTCGACCCTTGTTAAAGACCTCATGAGCTAATAGCTCTCTTCCCTGTTCCTGTCTGTAGAATCATTGACATAAAGCACTTTTATACTTATTCAGAAGATGGAGGAGTCCAGTCTTTAAGAGGATTCCATTAAGTTGAACAGCAACCTAAgttttgataaaattattattcCTCCCCTcatggaacttaaaatctaataaggaaatatgacATAAACACAAtaataacactttttaaaaaaatcagacctCTGCTTTCTTTGGTGTAGTGATTCTCCTGAGGAACTTCTTCTACCAGTACAGATAGGCACATTTTCTGTAATTAAGAGTCTTGGAGAGTTGCCTGGGGGCACTGGAAAGTTTTATGATTCACTTAGCGTTTCCCACAACCTATATGTGCCTCAGAGAGGACTTGAacccatgtttttgtttttgtctgtcaGCTCTTTATAGATTGTGCTCTGCTATctttcatttaaaacaaaataagacacAGTTTAATTCAGCAGATACctatttttctttagcttttttttgcaaggcagtggggttaagtggcttgcccaaggccacacagctaggtaattattaagtgtctgaggtaggatttgaactcaggcactcctgactccagggccggtgctctatctgatgtgccacctagccacccccagcagATACTTATTCAgcagatatttattttattgttgttgtctgGTTGTTTTTTGGTCACGTCCactagattgttttttttttttttggcaaagatactggagtggttgccattttcttctccagctccttttatagatgaggcaattgaagcaaattgaattaaatgacttgtgcagggGCACATATCtaatatctgagattggatttgaactcagaaaggggTGTCTTCCTGATGTCAGGCACTTTATCAGATGTGGCACCTAGAAGCAGTGAGGTCCTTTTACTAGCCCTTTGTACAggaatgcaaaaatagataagaCATGCCATAGATAGCACTCTTAAGGAGGttatatataccaaaaaaaaataataaaggcatAAGATGGGTCCAAGGCAAGGGCTCTGTGAAATGAAAACATCATCTTAAGTTAACCTGTGGAAGTCTCTAATTCAGTAAAAAGAAGTACTCACGTTTTTAcagtaattttgaaatattatctaGCTTGATTCCCAGAATAAGACCATGTACaccccttgagggcaaggactgatTTTTGTTTGTGCGTGTTTTTGTATCTCTGATAGACCTAGCACAATACTTTTCACATAATAGATAATcagttattaattatattattttattaatattaattaataattatattaataataactcCCTGTGTAGTTGAGTTGAATGGTGTCTTGAGGTAGGCAGTGCCAATATTAATATACCTGACACCTCCAATCTAGTCCCACTCTATGTGGAGATGATCTGGGTTCTTGCGCCAGTATATACAAGCTTGTTAAGGTAGAGCAGAAGACTTTGGACCCAGCAACTGACTCCCATAGTGCAGTGGAGGGGGGAAGCATAGATTCAGGAGTCTGAGAACCTGGATTATCCTCTCTTGGAGGCCTCTGACCTTTGTAACCTTGGGCCAGCTGCTCAGCACTTTGACCCtgacttttctcatctgtaaaaaataggGAGGTGAACCTGATGGCCTTGGAGGCCTCCTccagctttaaatttatgatcctatgatcaagCCCAGCTAAATCTGGAAAGAGGAAGGATTAGAtagtggaaaagaaagaagaagtgGAGTTAGAAAACCTTGGTTGGAATAGTGACTTTTTACCACCTGTAGGATGATGGGTAAGTCATTACTTCTCTGCCTCACATaatttctcatctacaaaatgggatgAATGAGTTTGGTGATCTCTAAAGACCGCCCCCCCCATCCCTAAATGCTATCATTATCATCAGAAGAAAGGTAGTCACAAAGAGATGGATTTATTTGGGCCACAGCAACTCATAAAGTGTCTGATGGGGaaaggagttgtgatcagcatcAGTGGAGGGAATAGTCatattgatgaaattatagatcttttttcctgaaataatgCCATCAGCCAATCAGCAGAtagatattcattaaatatttactatgttgGTATTATGGACTAAGTACTATACCAGGCCCTGGGACAAGCTCAAGGAATGAAATAATACTTACTATCAAGGGACTTATATTCTAAATGGGGAGGTAACACATATGCATAGGTATATGAAAATGCAAatgtacatatgcatgcataGGTATGTATGTGTAGATATGTTTGTACATGTATCATATGTTCAATATCTTATATGTttctacatgtatatttgtgtgtgtagcacaaatgaaaattaataaatacaaacatataaaaGTTGTTAAATACAAGGAAGTTTATGATGTACATGCAGTTAGGGTTTCACATAGTCGATGGTATTGGCTTGAAGTTTGtcttaaaagaagagagagataaagCAGAGGTTAGGAAGAGGTCCATTCCAGACATGTGCGATGATTAGTGCAAAGGTGTGAAGATGCAAGGTTGAGTATTATGTGAGAGGATGGATCATAGAAACGATCACTGGGTCAGTTCGCCCAGTTCACAGAAAGCagaatggggagaaaagttcAATGTCTGGAAAGGTAGTTTGGTGCTAGATTGGGTAGGGCATTTTAAGCCTAGAGGCAATGAGGAAGTCATTCAAATTAATTGAATAGGGGAAttacatggtcagatctgtgcctatggaaaattattttcatagtatTTTGTAGGCTAAACTGGAATGGGAGAGATTTAAGGCagaaagaccaattaggagaatGTTGTAATAATCTAGATGAAAGGTCTTGAACTCAGGTGTGAATAGAGAGATGCAGGTGGATATAAAAATGGCAAAACTGGGCAACTGATTTGGATATGTAGGGTGAGGGAGAGGGTCAGGAGGACAAGAGCAGGCCTAAACTGTGAACCTGGGAGCCTGGAAGGAAGCAGGTAAGTTTAGAATATAGGCcagattaggggtggctaggtggcgcagtggacagagcaccagccctggagtcaggagtacctgagttcaaatccgaccccagacacttaataattacctagctgtgtggccttgggcaagccacttaaccccattgccttgcaaaaaaaaaaaaaagactataggcCAGATTGGAGGAAAAGTtatggacatgttgaatttaggTTGGATGTCTGGCTTGAAACTCTACTATGTATTTAATTGGTGTTGGTGAAACTAAGGTTGGATGTATAGATCTTGGAATCATCTCCATAAAGATAACAGTTAAAGCCATGAGAGCTGATGGGAAAGAGTAgagtgagaagagaagagagtatccAGGAGGAGGGAGGCGAGTTTAAATGGAGTAAATAGATAGAGAAGGATtaggactgagaaaagatcagATTTATCAAGTAAAAGATAAATCATAAATCCACTATGTTGTACTAAAGAAACACCAATTAACCAGAACTCAACTGaccagcatcttttttttttaagtgcaaggtagaactttttaaataattttcattcttaaGTATACAACATCTGAGGGGCAGAtatggaggagaggaggggaagagatattattataaaatatcacaTTTATTGCTacattactattatatataagaCAGTTctcaaaatctattttaaaaatttagaattatttaaaaattccaaataatcCAGAATCCAAGTGTTTTGACACTTgtataaaattactttttttaaaatgagaaacaaGACAAAATCCAGTCATCTTGAGGCAGAgatacaatttccccctaattgTGACTTACCCTCCCCACCTCaccaataatttttcttcttttttgctggGTTAGGAATATATATGTGCCTCTGTgtgtatagacacacacacacacattaaataGTTCAAAACTATAAAGTTCAAAACTCTCTGATTTAAGCATTACAGGCAGGCAACATCAATACAACTGGGAGCATAtcaaacagaacaaaaatatatGCTCTCCTTCCCCAACAAaagataatggaagaaaaaaatccacaaacaaaagcaaagaagaaacacCACTAGTTTCTCAATTTTCCTCTCCCCAGTTTCTCTCTTGGGACCTGGGGCTCCCCCCAAATTCATAGTAACATCATCTTTAATgaccatatttccctatgtataagacacaccttattTGGGGggcttgaaatttgaaaaaaatatatttcataaagttattgaactcaagttttattcatcatcaaattcatacaactcctcatcactgtcaaaactcccatccattgaCTTGTCCTCATCTGTGATTGATAATGAATCACTGTCTTCATATATTGCCTCGTCCTCAGTTCCATCTATGGCATTTGAAATGCCATACTTCTTAAATGAGTTGACAGTGATCTCAATCTTGATAGTATCCCAGGATCTTTTCACCCAGGTACTAACTTCTGTAGTTGGTTTCTTCACCCTTCCCGCTGGTGTCAAATTGTCCCCAGAAGACttcagcacgatttccattcacttttgcaaacttgatcactttgaacttgaattcaacattggacgaaaatcttttctgagccatttctgggcagaacgtggcAAACTGTCACTGAATAACCTGGCACCATGCAAAACAACAATTGTAAAGACAATAAGCttgaaaaagtgagaaatgcaagtaaaaaaaaatctacaaccaatGTCTAAGATGCTCCCAATTTTTAGACCCCAACTTTTTGAAAAAGgatatgtcttatacatggggaaatgcaGAAGGTGGATTCCTTCCCTGCTCCCCACTGTTATTGCTCAATGTTATGTGTTGAGAACTTGATGGATGCTGAGGTCCTTTCTACTTTTGATATTCTCTCTATATCACTCACCTTTGCATTGATGGTACTAGGAGCCTACAAATTCATCTACATACTTTACTGATGAAATTAGGGATGTTGGACTTGGAGTTTTCAACAACGATTGAGCTTTAAAAAAGGGTTCTCTGGCTATCCAAATTAATCAGAATTTTAAATTAACCTGAGCTATTTCCTGACCATTCCATTTATCTGAGAGTctgttaggtggcacaatagatagaaggctgggcctggagtcagaaacacacatcttcctgaattcaaatctggcctcagacacttgctaactatAAGActctgggtcagtcacttaactatctttgtctcagtttcctcatctgtaaaataaactggagaaggaaatggcaaagaactcaagaatttttgccaggaaaacctcaaatgggttcatgaagagttggatatgactgaaacaactcatcAACAACTACTGTGATTTGATGCTAGatatttgggtttaaaaatgaATATGGCATAAGGTCAAGTGGTCTAATGGAAAGAACTCTAGATTTGGCTCTTAGAAATtgattcaaatctcagttctgccacttactatgtGTGTGGCCTTGATTAAATATCTTTACCCCTCcaggcttcattttccttatctgtaaagttgAAGGGTTGAACCAGAGCAGAGGGTCTTCATATTTTTGCAGCTTGTGTATTCCTTTGACAGTtttagaataacattttaaatgcataaaataaaatatacaggattataaaggaaaccaattatattgaaatagtgatcaatttttttttaaaaaacaagaagttAAGGTGAAATCTTAACAAACAGGTTAAGAAACTGGACTAGATGATGTGAAAAGTCTTTTAGTTTGAAATTCTATGGTTCTATAATGCTACACTCTTGTTGAGAGCATGTTctgtcctttgtttcttttttgtgctCTTCACATTCAGGAGGCActtaatatctaatatttatttactgaCTGGACTGAATGTGGCCCTTTTCAGCCATGGATCCCATACTTTTGAAAGTTTCACAGAAAAGGTCTGAAAATAAGGGAAAGTTTCAGCTCATCCCTGCCCAGAGGAAGAGTAATGGATTAACTGACATATACAGATTCTTTCTAGACAAAGATTTCTCTGATAGTATCCAAAAGCAGAATGCAACTGGCCCCAATCTGTTCTAAGACCCAACCCACACAACCTTGTTATCAACTAACTGTGAAACTCAGACTTTTCACTTTAAaatctctgtgccttagtttctctGCTTGTGGATTGGTATAGATCATTAACCTCTCACTCCCCTAGGGCCTTTCTAGCCCTAACATTCTAAGTTCTTGAGTACTTGCTACTCTGATAGTCTCTGTTCCAAGGTTTACTATGCTTTATCCCTCTGAGTTCTCATACCTGTAAATAGTGCTCTTAGAATATACTCAGAATTCAAAGAGGGTGAAAAGTCTCTATGaagtgggaggggagggaatgaTTACATGTGTGGGATGACGATCTAGTCTCATCACTTCATGTGAACGATTCtgtgttgtttctttctctgtctctacctcccccttctttctctctttctctctccctccaaccttccttccttgctcctctttctctctcctgtctctctcttctttcccttcctactctctccccttctttccccctctcactcttccttccccttcctccttcctcttctccctccttctcccttcctatcctccctctttgtctctttcctcatcatcttctttcctcttcccctctctctttcccttcatcttccctttttcctttatctctctctctccctttttctcatttctctctccctctctccccttctttcctctctctcctgtttgtcttccctttctttgtctctctgtctctctctttctgtctctctatcctcttctccctctcccctctcccctatcctcttctctcttcccccttcttcttgtctctctccctttctccctccctttcctctttctctctccctctctcccttccttctttcctccctctctcctctctctctcctgttctcTTACCCCGctgccccctttccctttctcttcctgcaGATCCTTGAAGAGAACATGAAACTGGAGTGTAAATGCCACGGCGTGTCAGGTTCCTGCACCACCAAAACCTGCTGGACCACACTGCCCAAGTTCCGGGAGCTGGGCTACATCCTGAAGGACAAGTACAATGAGGCGGTCCATGTGGAGCCGGTGCGGGCCAGCCGCAACAAGAGGCCTACCTTCCTCAAGATCAAGAAGCCCTTGTCCTACCGCAAGCCCATGGACACCGACCTGGTGTACATCGAGAAGTCACCCAACTACTGTGAGGAAGACCCAGCGACGGGCAGCGTGGGGACCCAAGGGCGCATGTGCAACAAGACGGCCCCCCAGGCCAGTGGCTGTGACCTCATGTGCTGTGGCCGAGGCTACAACACCCACCAATACGCGCGCGTGTGGCAGTGTAACTGCAAATTTCACTGGTGTTGTTATGTGAAGTGTAACACATGTAGCGAACGAACAGAAGTGTACACCTGTAAGTGAGTGGAGAGGCTTGGGGAGATGCTGGGGAACTGGGTGGGTGAGAGGGATGTGGAtggaaatgggggagggaatTAGTAACCACTGGGCCATCCTTCCATTCTCCCCCTTACCATCCCATTGCcttttggagaaagggaaaggatggaaaaaaaacccaggaagatGTTTGCACATGATCAAGCCTGACCTTCTCCAGGCTAGCACCATGATCTACCGGGCCTCTTCCAACAAACCAACCTTGGGTCTTGGAGGATTTTCCTGGCTTCTCTTGGAGAAGCTGGGACATTCCCTGTTGGACCCAAGAGAAGAGCAGAGAGCAGCCAATTCTACCCTCTCCATAAGTATACTCTGGCCTCTAAGTCACTGGAATCACTTTGGGCCCAGGTGGCCTTAGGCAGACCACCAAACCAGGTCAGGCCAGGCTGCCATGACTCAAGGGGTCAACCTCCCCCTGGGAACAAATGGTTCGATCTGCACAGTGGACTGTTTGTTCACCAGGAATCAAACATGGCAAGAAGCACTGGAACTATGAGAAAATCTTTGCACAGGTGATCAGTACCCCAGTGTGATTATTCCTACAGAGTGCTATCCATCAGGTCCATTTTTGCCTCAGCACTCATGGAAATGCTTCCAGAAACTTTCCGCTGGTTTTCATCTCACTCTAGTCTCTTCAGCGAACCTTGCTATCGCTCCTGCTGCTGTACTTTGGCTAGAAATGATGGCCTTCCTTTGagctgccattttttttttttaagcagggACGTTAGGCGCCTGGGCTTACTAATAGCAATATTTAACAATTTATtcagataaaaaataatattaatttatttaattaaaagaacTCTACCACCACTGGAAAAGATTCTGCAATCAAAGTGGGCATCTTGCTTTCTTTGTGGAATAATTTTGTCAACTGGGCAAGAAACGATTGGAATTGTATATAGTTATTCTTTATGCAGATATTTCTACTAGTTGATTTCACAAGTTATTCCTTGCAGTCCTAGATGTTTAAGTATAAAAGCAGGCatctttttacatatatattatatatattttttgctgtTTGCTGCTAATTGTCTGGAAACTCAAGTTGGCATTGATCTTGAGATCGATCCCAGTACATACCTATGCCCTCTTTCCCCCGATCACCTGCTAGGTAAGACTCACCATCCTGAAAATcaagtttgagatgcctatacaaagaatcagaaattaattCCAGACAATTTCCATGTTTTGGAAAATGACCCATAGGATAAGAGAGTATATTTTGTAAGAgactatttttatatgaatattttatttatactatGTTTGCCTGTATCATGCTATAACCTGTTCTACTTCTCAAACCAGGCAGCCATCACATTCTGTTTATCAGAGGAAGGTTGGTGAGATCTTGGAATGGAGGAAGATGGGGCTCAGGGCCCAACTGGGTCTCTTCCCCTCATTTCACACAAACCTTCTCTTGGGATCCAATTTGCCAAGCATGCAAAAGATCCTTCAGTCACATGGTTCAAAGGCGTGATCGGTATTAACGGGATACTCTCTGAACCcatttggaggaagaaaaaaagccaACCCCAACAAATTTAAGCTCCCTTCCCCTTGTGGCCTGGATCAGTCAACTGTGGTCCTGTGATTAGCAAAGGCAGTGGGTG
Coding sequences within it:
- the WNT7A gene encoding protein Wnt-7a isoform X2 translates to MGINECQFQFRNGRWNCSALGERTVFGKELKVGSREAAFTYAVIAAGVAHAITAACTQGNLSDCGCDKEKQGQYHRDEGWKWGGCSADIRYGIGFAKVFVDAREIKQNARTLMNLHNNEAGRKILEENMKLECKCHGVSGSCTTKTCWTTLPKFRELGYILKDKYNEAVHVEPVRASRNKRPTFLKIKKPLSYRKPMDTDLVYIEKSPNYCEEDPATGSVGTQGRMCNKTAPQASGCDLMCCGRGYNTHQYARVWQCNCKFHWCCYVKCNTCSERTEVYTCK